The Pleomorphomonas sp. T1.2MG-36 DNA segment GGCCATCAAGGGCGTCGACACCTCGCTCGCCTGTCTCGCCATCGCCCATGGCAAGCAGGAGCGGTGCGCCCGCGACGCCGGCCTTCGCACCTACTCGGAGGTCTACGCCGATCGCGGCTATCAGGACGATGGCAGCCTGATGCCCCGCAACCGGCCCGGCGCCTTCGTCCACGATCCGGCCGAAGCAGTGGAGCGGGCCTGCCGCATGGTGATGTCGGGCGAGATCGTCTCGGTGGATGGCAAGGCGCTGCCGACTGCCGTCGATTCCATCTGCGTCCATGGTGACAGTCCGACGGCGCTGGTGACGGCGCGGCTGCTGGCCGAACGCCTCGCCGCCGAGGGGATCGCGCTCGCCCCCTTCGCGGGTAGGCCATGATGGACGACGCGCTGCTGCTCGACCGCCTCGTCGCTCTCCTCCACGACACCGGCCTTCGGGAGATCGAGTTCGAGGAGGGCGACATCCACATCCGCCTCGTCAAGGATGGCGACGGCGGCGTTCGGCCGCAGGCATCGGCCGCGCCCGTCTCGGGCACCGCGCCAAAACCTGTCGTCCCCGGCGATCACGCCATCGTCGCCGGCCTCACCGGCACCTTCTATCGGGCGTCCTCGCCGGACGCCCTGCCCTTCGTCGAGATCGGCGACCGCGTCGAGGAAGGGCAGACCGTCGGTCTTCTCGAAGCGATGAAGATGCTGAACCCCATCGAGGCCGACCGCGCCGGCCGCGTCACCCAGATCCTCGCGGACGATGGCGCGCTGGTGACGCGTGGCGCCCCGCTCATCCGCCTCGCCCCGGACGATGCGCCATGACCTTCGAGGAGATCGAAGCCGTCGTCCGCCGGCTCGATGGCCGGGGCATCGCCACCGCCGACATCCGCATCGGCCCGGCGCGTTTGACGTTGCGCTTTGCCGCCGAGGAGAACCCCGGGGCTGCGCCTGCCGAACCGCCGCTCGCCCTCGCGGTCGCGCCGTCGCCCGGCCGCTTCCGGTCCAGCCATCCGCTGGAGACCGCGCCGCGCTTTGCCGAAGGCGACCGGATAACGAAGGGCGAGACGATCGCCTATGTCGAGGCCAACGGCCTGTTGCTGGCGGTGGTCGCCGCCGCCGACCTGACGCTTGGACGGACCCTGGTACGGGATGGCGATGCGGTCGGCTGGGGCACGCCGCTCTACGAAACGCGATAGAGCGCCGCCGCTCCTCGCAACCGATCTAGCCAGCCGGCCGTCTCGCGAAGAGCCGCCAGCGCCTCGTCCCGCCCGACCACAGCAAAGCGCAGCGCGTCGCCGGGCATCGCCTGTCCGAGCCGCCAGAGATCGGCTTCGATCACCGTCGCGATCTTCGGATAGCCGCCGCAGGTGTTGGCTTCGGCAAGCTGGACGATCGGCCGCCCGGCCGGCGGCACCTGCACCGTGCCAGGCACGATGCCGTGCGACAACAGCTCGCGCGGCCGCTGGCGCGTAAGCTCCGGTCCGTCGAGCCGGCATCCCTGCCGGTCGGCCTCGGCGGTCACGCGCCAGCTTGTCGTCGCGAACAGCCGGCGGGCCTCCTCGGAGAAGTCCGGCCACTCGGCGGCCGGCAGCACGCGCAACGGCTCGTCCGTTCGGTCCCGGCCCGGCGGCGGTGGCGTGCCGATCCCGCCGTCGGGCAGCCTTCCAGGCCGCCTTGGCCCCAACGGCAAGTGATCGCCGCGCCTCAGTCCCCGGCCCTCATGGCCGCCATAACCGCTCTTGATCTCGGTCGCCCTGGCGCCGAGCAGCAACGGCACGTCTATGCCTCCACCGACGGCGACATAGACGCGGGCGCCGGCCGTGGGCGGCGCGATCGTCAGTTCGTCGCCCGCCTTCGCCTCGGTCGCCCACCAGGGCGGCAAGCGGCGGCCGGAGAGCCGCGCCTCCGCCAGCGCGCCGGTGACGGCAACCGCCGTCGCCGCCTCGAATCGCAACCGGAAGGGAAAGGCGGCCACCTCGATCGCCGCCGCGCCGGCCTCGTTGCCGACGAGCGCGTTGGCGGCATCGAGCGCCACGACATCCATGGCGCCGGACCGGGAGACGCCGCTCGACAGCAAGCCGCGTCGGCCGCGGTCCTGCACCGAATTGAGCGCGCCGGACGACAGGATCTCGATCACCGCTCCACCCCCGCGACGATGAAGCGCACCCTGTCGCCGGGCCTCAGCGTTGCCGGCGCGGCGCGATGCGGATCGAACAGCGAGAAGTCGGTGCGACCGAGGATATGCCAGCCCGATGGCGCGGTGATCGGCATGATGCCGGCCTGACCGCCGCCGACGATCACCGCCCCCTTGGGCACGCCCTGACGGGGCACCGCCCGGCGCGGCATGGCCAGCCTGGGATCGAGGCCGGACAGATAGGGAAAGCCGGGCATGGCGCCGATCGCCGCCACCTTGTAGACGGCGGCGGAGTGCCACTCGACAACATCGTCCACCGACAGGCCGAGACCGGTCGCGACATCCGCAAGATCCGGGCCGCCATAGATCACGGCGATATCGTGCGACCGGCCATCCCCCTCGGCCGGCGCTGCGCGGCGCCACCCATCCACAAGGCGGCGTTCGATGTCGCCCGCCTCGACCACCAGCGGGTCGAACACCACCATCAGGTTGTTCATGCCGGGCACGACATCGTCGATACCGTGGAGGCCGGTCAGGCTGTCGGCAAGCGCCAGGAGCCGCCCTTGCCGCGCCTCGTCGAAGACTTGGCCGGCGGCGACGTCGAAAAGGAAGGCGCCGGTTCCGGCGTCGGAGAGGGTGAAATCGTCGGGCAACCGGTTCCTCTTTGATCGACGGCGATTATCGGCAGCCAATGCCCGCCGCGCAAGGGAGCCACGCGGC contains these protein-coding regions:
- a CDS encoding acetyl-CoA carboxylase biotin carboxyl carrier protein, with protein sequence MMDDALLLDRLVALLHDTGLREIEFEEGDIHIRLVKDGDGGVRPQASAAPVSGTAPKPVVPGDHAIVAGLTGTFYRASSPDALPFVEIGDRVEEGQTVGLLEAMKMLNPIEADRAGRVTQILADDGALVTRGAPLIRLAPDDAP
- a CDS encoding 5-oxoprolinase subunit C family protein, encoding MIEILSSGALNSVQDRGRRGLLSSGVSRSGAMDVVALDAANALVGNEAGAAAIEVAAFPFRLRFEAATAVAVTGALAEARLSGRRLPPWWATEAKAGDELTIAPPTAGARVYVAVGGGIDVPLLLGARATEIKSGYGGHEGRGLRRGDHLPLGPRRPGRLPDGGIGTPPPPGRDRTDEPLRVLPAAEWPDFSEEARRLFATTSWRVTAEADRQGCRLDGPELTRQRPRELLSHGIVPGTVQVPPAGRPIVQLAEANTCGGYPKIATVIEADLWRLGQAMPGDALRFAVVGRDEALAALRETAGWLDRLRGAAALYRVS
- the pxpB gene encoding 5-oxoprolinase subunit PxpB, which produces MPDDFTLSDAGTGAFLFDVAAGQVFDEARQGRLLALADSLTGLHGIDDVVPGMNNLMVVFDPLVVEAGDIERRLVDGWRRAAPAEGDGRSHDIAVIYGGPDLADVATGLGLSVDDVVEWHSAAVYKVAAIGAMPGFPYLSGLDPRLAMPRRAVPRQGVPKGAVIVGGGQAGIMPITAPSGWHILGRTDFSLFDPHRAAPATLRPGDRVRFIVAGVER